The following are encoded together in the Bos indicus isolate NIAB-ARS_2022 breed Sahiwal x Tharparkar chromosome 29, NIAB-ARS_B.indTharparkar_mat_pri_1.0, whole genome shotgun sequence genome:
- the EIF1AD gene encoding probable RNA-binding protein EIF1AD, with translation MSQATKRKHVVKEVLGEHMVPSDQQQIVRVLRTPGNNLHEVETAQGQRFLVSMPSKYRKNIWIKRGDFLIVDPIEEGEKVKAEISFVLCKDHVRSLQKDGHWPEAFSQVTEKDNNDRNRQTQPELPAEPQSSGEESSSEDDSDLFVNTNRRQYHESEEESEEEEAA, from the exons ATGTCTCAGGCCACCAAGAGGAAACATGTGGTGAAGGAGGTGCTGGGGGAGCACATGGTGCCCTCTGACCAGCAGCAGATCGTGAGG GTCCTCAGGACCCCAGGGAACAATCTACATGAGGTGGAGACAGCCCAGGGGCAGCGCTTCCTGGTGAGCATGCCCTCCAAGTACCGCAAGAACATCTGGATCAAGAGAG GGGACTTTCTCATCGTTGACCCTATTGAAGAAGGAGAGAAGGTGAAGGCTGAGATCTCCTTTGTGCTCTGCAAAGACCACGTGCGCTCTCTGCAGAAGGACGGGCACTG GCCCGAGGCCTTCTCCCAAGTGACTGAGAAAGACAACAACGATAGGAACAG ACAGACTCAGCCAGAactcccagctgagccacagtcgTCAGGAGAAGAGTCCAGCTCTGAAGACGATTCTGACCTTTTTGTTAACACCAACCGCAGACAGTATCATGAGAGCGAggaggagagtgaagaggaagaggCGGCCTGA
- the BANF1 gene encoding barrier-to-autointegration factor, translating into MTTSQKHRDFVAEPMGEKPVGSLAGIGEVLGKKLEERGFDKAYVVLGQFLVLKKDEDLFREWLKDTCGANAKQSRDCFGCLREWCDAFL; encoded by the exons ATGACAACCTCCCAAAAGCACCGAGACTTCGTGGCAGAGCCCATGGGGGAGAAGCCAGTGGGAAGCCTGGCCGGAATTGGCGAAGTCCTGGGCAAGAAACTGGAGGAAAGGGGCTTTGATAAG GCCTATGTGGTCCTCGGCCAGTTTCTGGTCCTAAAGAAAGATGAAGACCTCTTCCGGGAATGGCTGAAGGACACGTGCGGCGCCAACGCCAAGCAGTCCCGGGACTGCTTTGGCTGCCTGCGAGAGTGGTGTGATGCCTTCTTGTGA